The genomic stretch CATGTTTGAGATCAGATGCTTTATTGTGTAACTCTTTGCACACATCTCTTTAGATATGTTAGATTCGCAAAAGAAGAGGAGGCTATCAGATGCATACGGGCAGTTGATGCTTATGCCTTGGATGGTAGACCTTTAAAGTAAGTTGGCTCTGTCTATACTGCAACTTGACTTAAAGGAACCATGATCCATCTTGTTATTCGTCTTATTCTAATGGTATGGCTTGCTCTTTTTATGCTTACCATATAGAGCAACCTTTGGTGTCACAAGATATTGTCATATATGGCTCAACAATAAGGTATGCCTTATATATTCAATTCCCTAGAGCTGGAGCCATTgacttctttcttttttctgatAATTAGTTGTGCCTTGGCTCAGGATTGCTATAAGCCAAATTGTTCATATGTGCATTATAAAGCCTCAGCAGAAGATATTTGTACAAAAGATGATGTTTCTGTGGTGTGTGCAAGGTATATTTTTTTCGTACTAACATTTTATTATGTAATACTAATAGTCAATGTGAATCCTCATTTGATGGAGAAAAAGCTGAAAACAATGTAAATTGGAAGCGCGATAGAAAGAGGGTCAGGTCAGTTATTATCTGGGTTATTGGATTCAACACTGGAGGACTTATTAGATTGTTGTGAAACATCCATTGAATATGTCAACTTCTTTTTTTGGACCTATGTTTGTTGTTGATTAGTAGCAAATACTTTGCATAAATAAATTGGTCAACCACATTTATTCACTGGCATCTAGAGATTTTAATATCTTATTATAAAAGACGCACTTATGTTTGCTGTTTCCTAATCTCGCCTTTCGGGATATGAAAACTTCTTGATATGCTTAGGATAATAGGCTGATTCGAAGATACCTATAAGGGTGCCTAACTGCGAACAAGCAGCAGACATTATAAGTATGATGAATGTATAAAGCATTTAAGTACCACATGTGTTTTGCTCTAactaaaacaaaacaaaaagaagAGGGTCATCCAACTGGTTGATGTTAACACTGGTTATTGCATTACCTGGATTATCTATATGCTGGTTAGGTTGCAGATTTGCACAGCACTTATTGCTTTAATGACCATCATGTTTCTACAAAATATTTAACTTCCATATAGCTCTTTTGCCCATCAAGTATCTCATCTATTAAAGCCCTTTGCTAGGGCCAACCGAGTATGAAGATGAGCAGTCCACCTGAACATGTAGAACTAATAACTTAATAAGATTGATCGATAAAAAATGACCTTCATAAGATTCTTTGTGCAACAGCTGTTGTTAAATTGGACCCTTGAGTTGCGTTGACAGCTCCTGATGCTGCAGTTAGCATGTCTGAATTGAATTCTTCTTCAGTTCTGCCATGTAGCATAATGATTAGCCGAATCTGTACTTTCGAAAAGATGACATTCTACTACAAACTCATTTATATCCAATGTTTCTATGCTCAATTTGGATTGATACATGCTAGGTTGCACAGGCACGTTAGGGTAATATCTGTTAATATTACCTTTGTTTCATTCTGGAGATTAGGTTGCAGCACTCGATGGGTATGAGTACCAAGTGTCTCCACTATCGCTCAGGACGTACTTTGCCCCCTCCATGTGACTGCAGTTCAAGAAATACAACTGGTAGTGGAATCTCCAAAGATGTAAGAATCACAATGTCATTAACATTCTATTGTTATGTTTTCTTATACAGCTTTATGGTTTTGCTGCAAAGGGATAGAAGGATTGTGTTTTGTTTATAGTTTGTATGCATTACCTACCCATCATTGTACTAACTGTGAGTCTTTTTGTGCATAGATTTGCATCAATGATGACAGATTACTACCTAATGGTGCTAACAAAAATACTAGTTTACTACCAGTCATCAGTCCATGGTAAATGCTTTTGTTGCTAGGGCCAGATCCTAATGTATATTAACCTTCAGTCCTTGACCAATAAGTGAGGACCACCCTTCTTTTTTGTGTTGCAGGGACTCGAGCCTTTCTTCTGGCAGTCCTCCATCTATGGCACATATTGTTCTTCATCAAAGAAATGACCATGAGAGATTACACAATAATCAACAAAATTTGTCTGACCTCAAATCTCAAAGATACATACCACCTGGAGGGCGTAACTGTTCAAGTGAAATGACTACATCAGTAAAGCATATGCAGCCTATTGATGGCGCTTCGTTGCAGAGCTCATCAAATGAGCATTTGGGCTCCAATAATGACGAATCTCAAGCATCTTCACAGTTAGGAAATGACAATTCAAATCCCAAGCAAATAACCTCAGCAGAAAATGGAACATCTGACGCCTTGCAGCATAAGCCACAGTATGCTGATATAGTTTCACAAGGACAAGTTGCACCAGCTCGGCGTCTTACTGTACTTAGCAGGCCGTTGATTGCTTCTAGTGATCCTAGGCCTAAAGCAACAGGACAAGTTGACAATGGTACTTCAACAAAACTTACTTTGGTACAAAAAGCGCAAGGGAGCTGCATTACAATTCCTAGAAGCCATCTAGTTTCCCAGAACCCAGAGGAACCTGCGCATCTGTTGGCTTCAGCTACAGCTAGTGTTAAATCTCATGCTGGAGTAGAGATAAAGAATGAATGCTCAGATATCAGTGAAAAGCTAGTTCTAGGAGATCATAAGCAACTACCAGAGAGCACTGTGTCACACAGATTGACTGCACCACAGAGTATGAGCGGTAGAACTCTGCCTGGTAATCTTTCTGCATCTTATGCCAAAACTCAAGGTTCAGCTGAACCACATAATCTTTCAGATTTGAACATAAAGCTTGTAGCACAGAATCAATCACAGCTGGTAAATCAACAAAATGCACCTGTTTCAAGTACAGGTATAACAAGAGCAAGTTTCTGCCGCAGCACTCTTAATAAGAATGCATCTTTGGTTGATGGTGAGAGCTTGCACAATAGGGACACAATTCGGTCTGGTCATATTGTTTCCTCTCATTGTTCAGATAGCACTATGTTATCAAGATTAGTCAATGCAGTATCATCCACTGATGTGGCATCTCTGCATAGAAAGGAAAGGAGACGAGCTTGTCCTCCTGGATTTGAGAAGCCTCATCAGTATTCTGATACAGACAAAGCTTGCTCTGGACATAGCTCTGCATCTGATTCCCTGGTACAAGATTGTGGTATTCCAGATCAACAGGACTTCACTAGCTGGGCTACAGACTGCCTAAAAGATGATGGAGATGTCACACAAAATCTAAGCTTGAGCATCTCTTCGCCACCCCTAACTGATACCAACCTGAACCGGAGTCAGA from Sorghum bicolor cultivar BTx623 chromosome 3, Sorghum_bicolor_NCBIv3, whole genome shotgun sequence encodes the following:
- the LOC8081424 gene encoding uncharacterized protein LOC8081424, with amino-acid sequence MSDQTNEKCPLCLNKMDLTDKQLKPCKCGYEICLWCWHRIIDESGGRCPGCRSVYNKDKILETSARNQILKELCADKSNYQKEQTKSHKQTSAKVQLGQSEPKDPSSVRVIQRKLVYIVGMPTEFASEKVLRQKSFLGQYGKIENIIIDNVGASQQIPDSGRVYVRFAKEEEAIRCIRAVDAYALDGRPLKATFGVTRYCHIWLNNKDCYKPNCSYVHYKASAEDICTKDDVSVVCARLQHSMGMSTKCLHYRSGRTLPPPCDCSSRNTTGSGISKDICINDDRLLPNGANKNTSLLPVISPWDSSLSSGSPPSMAHIVLHQRNDHERLHNNQQNLSDLKSQRYIPPGGRNCSSEMTTSVKHMQPIDGASLQSSSNEHLGSNNDESQASSQLGNDNSNPKQITSAENGTSDALQHKPQYADIVSQGQVAPARRLTVLSRPLIASSDPRPKATGQVDNGTSTKLTLVQKAQGSCITIPRSHLVSQNPEEPAHLLASATASVKSHAGVEIKNECSDISEKLVLGDHKQLPESTVSHRLTAPQSMSGRTLPGNLSASYAKTQGSAEPHNLSDLNIKLVAQNQSQLVNQQNAPVSSTGITRASFCRSTLNKNASLVDGESLHNRDTIRSGHIVSSHCSDSTMLSRLVNAVSSTDVASLHRKERRRACPPGFEKPHQYSDTDKACSGHSSASDSLVQDCGIPDQQDFTSWATDCLKDDGDVTQNLSLSISSPPLTDTNLNRSQSHRQFPGTLFGWSNDPHYSFYPSGLLHAHHKAENQDGTTSSYMATGGHNVFSHGTASGMRGGMAGPLLQQPIMSSRDGWTDGSRDSGTNCPQVDISYHMYSLF